In one window of Marinilabiliales bacterium DNA:
- a CDS encoding thioredoxin-dependent thiol peroxidase, with protein sequence MATKLKTGDKAPSFSVKDHGGQEVSLENLKGKKVILYFYPKDNTPGCTSEACSLRDGYDRLLDAGFVVVGVSPDSERSHRNFAEKHNLPFHLIADTEKNMLKAYGAWGEKKMYGKSYEGVIRTTFVISEDGIIEHVIPKVDTKNHAEQIMALYN encoded by the coding sequence ATGGCAACTAAACTCAAAACCGGTGACAAGGCGCCGTCTTTTTCGGTAAAGGACCATGGCGGACAGGAGGTCAGTCTTGAAAACCTTAAGGGAAAAAAAGTAATCCTCTATTTCTATCCCAAAGACAACACGCCCGGGTGCACTTCAGAGGCATGCAGCCTGAGGGATGGTTACGACAGGCTGCTGGATGCAGGGTTCGTAGTGGTAGGCGTAAGTCCCGACAGCGAGAGATCCCACAGAAACTTTGCCGAAAAGCACAACCTGCCGTTCCATCTTATTGCCGACACTGAAAAGAATATGCTGAAAGCTTACGGTGCCTGGGGTGAAAAGAAAATGTACGGTAAATCATATGAGGGAGTGATAAGGACCACCTTTGTGATATCTGAAGACGGCATAATCGAGCATGTGATACCCAAGGTGGACACAAAAAACCACGCGGAACAGATAATGGCTTTATATAACTAA
- the recA gene encoding recombinase RecA, with amino-acid sequence MEKTENGKKESKTQNQNKEKLKALQLTLDRIDKEYGKGAIMKMGDAAIDDVPSIPSGSIALDMAIGVGGFPRGRVVEIYGPESSGKTTLAIHAIAQAQKTGGIAAFIDAEHAFDRFYAEKLGVDIENLLISQPDNGEQALEIADHLIRSGAIDIVVIDSVAALTPKSEIEGEMGDSKMGLQARLMSQALRKLTANISKTRTCCVFINQLREKIGVMFGNPETTTGGNALKFYASVRIDIRRINQIKEGDEVIGSRTRVKIVKNKIAPPFRKAEFDIMYGEGISATGEIIDLGVDYEIIKKSGSWFSYGDTKLGQGRDAVKQLLADNPELTEELDAKIREAVKQPRKT; translated from the coding sequence ATGGAAAAAACTGAGAACGGGAAAAAAGAGAGCAAGACACAGAACCAGAACAAGGAAAAGCTGAAAGCTCTGCAGCTTACGCTCGACAGGATTGACAAGGAGTATGGCAAGGGAGCCATCATGAAGATGGGAGACGCGGCAATTGATGATGTACCGTCAATACCTTCGGGTTCCATAGCACTCGACATGGCAATAGGCGTCGGGGGCTTCCCGAGAGGCAGGGTAGTGGAGATTTACGGACCCGAATCGTCGGGTAAGACCACCCTTGCCATCCATGCCATTGCCCAGGCACAAAAAACGGGTGGCATAGCAGCCTTTATCGATGCCGAGCACGCATTCGACCGTTTCTATGCCGAGAAGCTGGGTGTCGACATTGAGAACCTGCTGATCTCCCAGCCCGACAATGGTGAGCAGGCTCTTGAGATAGCCGACCACCTTATCCGGTCCGGGGCGATTGACATCGTTGTCATTGACTCCGTTGCAGCCCTCACCCCAAAATCAGAGATTGAAGGAGAAATGGGTGACTCGAAGATGGGCCTTCAGGCAAGGCTGATGTCGCAGGCGCTCAGGAAGCTTACGGCAAACATCAGCAAGACACGCACCTGCTGCGTTTTCATTAACCAGTTAAGGGAAAAGATAGGTGTCATGTTCGGCAACCCTGAAACGACCACCGGCGGAAACGCCCTTAAGTTTTACGCCTCGGTCAGGATAGACATTCGCCGCATTAACCAGATCAAGGAGGGCGACGAGGTGATTGGCAGCCGCACCAGGGTCAAGATAGTGAAGAACAAGATAGCACCGCCCTTCAGAAAGGCTGAGTTTGACATCATGTACGGCGAGGGCATATCTGCAACAGGAGAGATAATTGACCTTGGCGTGGATTATGAGATAATCAAGAAAAGCGGTTCCTGGTTCAGCTACGGTGACACGAAACTCGGACAGGGCAGGGATGCGGTAAAACAGCTGCTGGCTGACAATCCCGAACTTACAGAAGAGCTTGATGCGAAGATCAGGGAAGCCGTGAAACAACCCAGGAAAACCTAA